The Scyliorhinus torazame isolate Kashiwa2021f chromosome 10, sScyTor2.1, whole genome shotgun sequence genome contains a region encoding:
- the LOC140430581 gene encoding protein C19orf12 homolog: MPVHIDDLMRLVCHISEVEKLQVAVKCSGKGALVAGAATFAGGLVGGPLGLAVGGAVGGLLAAWVTSGQFKPLPQIIMELPPNQRLMLSNDVHNIVQRLDWTDAAQLISLVMGNAGLQKEVMAAISAFFLKQLNAEVRHFD, encoded by the exons ATGCCTGTGCACATTGATGACCTGATGCGTTTGGTGTGCCATATTTCAGAGGTGGAGAAGTTGCAAGTTGCAGTGAAATGTTCTGGCAAGGGGGCACTTGTGGCTGGTGCAGCAACATTTGCAGGAGGCTTGGTTGGTGGTCCTCTTGGATTAGCAGTTG GTGGTGCAGTTGGTGGGTTGCTTGCTGCCTGGGTGACGAGTGGACAATTTAAACCATTACCTCAGATTATTATGGAACTCCCACCAAATCAAAGACTGATGTTGTCTAATGATGTGCACAACATTGTCCAACGTTTGGACTGGACTGATGCAGCACAACTAATATCATTAGTGATGGGAAACGCTGGCTTGCAGAAGGAGGTGATGGCAGCAATAAGTGCATTTTTTTTAAAGCAGCTCAATGCTGAGGTGCGACACTTTGACTGA